Genomic window (Diabrotica undecimpunctata isolate CICGRU chromosome 6, icDiaUnde3, whole genome shotgun sequence):
CTGTTTGGTGAACTCTACCTATGCAAAGTCCTACTTTTCCTTCTCTTGGCGCTACACACCTTTGTGATGTACCAAGCTAGTTTGTTTTTTGTGACTTTATTGTGAACCTAACAATGTCTGCGCTCTACATTAATTTTATTcgtccagctcgtggttcattttaattctccacgatcCATCACTACAATGGTATGGTCCAAATCtctttcttaatattttgcgctcaaatattccaTCTAAAACAGTTTGGCATCAGGTATGAAGAATATTTTCACCTTCGTGATCTTCTATTAGATTTGTTGTTCAGATGTAACAACTGATTTAATGAATTAACACATATGACGTCTAAcagttaaatatttattacagtGATGAATAAATCATTGTTCCCTTGTATGGACATTATAGTATTTACATCAGACCATCGACCCCCGTGTTATTGTAATCGTTTCTACATATTGAATCTTTTCGGAAATATTCATTTTGTAATTGCTTTGTGTCCATTTGGTTTATGAATGGGCTTAGTATCTCATTTCGATATAAAGCAAAATTAATTGTCCATTCGGTAAAAAAGGGGGAAATGAatgtttttgacatattaaaagCAAAATGCTAAGTTTTTGACTGGTGAAAAATTTCGAGACTTATCGTCATCTTTAGACATCATTTAATTTTCATAATCTGCTCCAATCGTTATTTTTCTCGATTACTCCATACATATAATTATGTCTATATAGCTGTGATATTCAAAACACATTTCTACAAAAAGCTCAAATTTAAACTAAATTAGCGGATAAAAAGCGGAGCGTTTTAAACAGATTTTTACAAAAAGTCCAAGATTAAGTTCGGAAGTCTTTAAAGAGATTTATCCAGGTATTATGGAACAAAATGAATAAAAGAGAAGTAATAAGATTTCTGAAGAAATTTCTTACCTGAAAGAGCAAGTTATTTACCATCTGCATAATGCGGAAACTTTCAATGACAATAAATAAGTGGACAATTAAAAAGTTTTAcgttcaatttaaaaaaaatcaattataGATTTTTACCATGGAAACtgcaaatatacctttttcaacaATTTTCAGCTAATACGAATAATACCTTTTTCAACAATTTTCATTACAATGAGAAGAGCATAgacgagtatatatatatatatatatatatatatatatatatatatatatatatatatatatatatatatatatatatgtatatagctacgattaatactattacaagaattcaTATTAAACtagacgtggtttgggtggaggttggcgtagAGGTGGGCTCAAATATGTCTGACAGCAAGATTTTGATTTGagggtggagcggacgatattttctttatgagtgCTCCACCACCACAATATCAAAGATAACtggatgccgtcatctcttttattgagacaattttgacttttttcaatttcaatgacttctcggataattcttggtttatagaaacgGATGAGGACTATAGTTCtgaagttttcaaaatcaattttgtcacccatatgaagatggtgttgacctagagctgaaattgaatcggaattttgaacagaaatggaatgttcataaatcctattttgaattctacgatttgtttgaccTATATAAGATTGGGGCCAATCTacacaaggaattttataaactccgtgttgtGAATTTGGAATATTATCTTAGATTGattggacaagagatgaaagtttttgtggtgggtaaatattgtctttatttcttttcatttaagaattttgtcgattttgtatTATGATGGTCTctgtctttggattgagattaaGTGGGGGTTGTGGATGCTTCTATTGATGTGTTTTTTCTGGTAACCATTTTGGATGAGGGTTTGTTTTCAACTAAAGGGCTTAGCGGATgtattaatatgtatatattaatactTGTTACATTTTTCAGGTACCTgcgaataataaataaataaataaataaataaataaataaataaataaataaataaataaataaataaataaataaataaataaataaataaataaataaataaataaataaataaatcaatattaaataaattaaaatacaaattgtAAGTTGGCATTCATGACATTGAGGGTTATTTCTAATTTGATTGGTTGCGAGAAAGAAAAACATATATTAGacacagtattttttttttaaatagtttttttaaaatatatcgcagcataattttattaactaacctaattttatttggtgagttactaCTTTTTTGAAATTATTAGTTCCACtttataagaaattttttattatattagctCTTGAAAATATTTGTAAACACAAATGAAAGCTCAAGTATAAATAATAGTTACTCAATAGCccctttttattgactccaacccatccaatgTTATTgtgagtgaataataaaagtaaaatgtagtagcatgtctcgcaaaaccgaaaaaggtatatcgatggaaggcaaccgtatatacgtatttctgaccaTTGGCCGTCTTCAGTACAATGCAgctaagttagaaaaggagcatgttaacttgggaaaggattacTGCAGGCGCAATGCGACCAagttgtggcattagagttagaagaccctgacggttttcagagcaacaactaacaataaccacggaggaagctacagcttcCTCCTGGGGGAAAGGAagggggaaaggaatgccaaacgttgaaacgtttaaaagaaaaggaaaaatgttaatgcgagtgaataataaaagtaaaatataatggcatgtctcgcaaaacaggaaaccaaaaaaggtatatcggtGGAAGGCAATTgcatatacgtatttctgactattggtcctTCAGTacagtgcagccaagttagaaaaggagaatgttaacttgggaaagtaTCACTCAGATTGAGAAATTTGGATAAAAACTTCTAGAATGAGAGAAAGAATGGCGTAAGAAGTTAGCTATAAGGATTCACTAGAATATGTAATTCTATTATTACTGTTATTTGGTTTTATAGTAATTGGAAGAATAGAATAACTCAGACTTATTCAAAGCACACTAAAGCAAACAGTTATGAAATACTATAAATCACAAGTAATAGTGATACTTTTAATttgattgttttaattataacggatttattttaattaataattcctGAAGTAGGCTTAACTGATGTTTTTGTTACACCACTGAGTGTATAATATCCAACACGTTAGCTATTATTCATATTCTCTAATTAAATTAATTGCTACCTCGGGCAGAAAGTAAGCGCACGGGAAAAATATATTTTCACTACTCTAAATGCACATGAAACATGGTATTTTCAGAGATGCTTAATGTAAATAATACCTTTTTCCAAGACTTTTATAATAAACACATTATACGTGTGGCTGCTTCTGTAAAATGATGTTCGTTGCATACGGTATTATTATCATTGGTGAAATTCCTAGTAGCCAGTATTTTCACATTTGTTTTAGCTTTTCTGTTGTAATTTATAAACCATCAGTTCTTTCTCCATTTGGACGGTATTATATAGCAAGGAATCATCCCCAACAAAACGTTATTGGTTAAAgagatgtttaaaaaaataacaataatataaaatttagtttattcaTAGTTTCATccttttacacacacacacatatatatatatatatatatatatatatatatatatatatatatatatatatatatatatatatatatacagtatactcaatcaataacgaacacggttattacgaggtttcgcttataacgagatacattataTGTCCCgtcaaatttctattgaactataaccgtctatagcgaggcaaatttggttataacgagagaaaataagatccaaaaacatgtttttttagtttttggtcgggtcgtggctataaataaataccttttcaaacagcccctcaataaacttaactgcagcccgcaataaacttctttacaatgaataaatacaactgtttcacatctttagaaaatatgatagaatgatactggaccatttaaagcagttaaaaatgactgagttcttaaaattgcagaagcaatagtttatgttatccttgaaaatacgctttaacattatgtagttggaaaaaaatataagtacagatttttgttttaacgtatatcattgataataaaagtaaacaactattttatgttttaatatatttcattgacaataaagtaaataactttttttcaaaaacgccattcaaacaatatttattagcatcttatattgctccgaatggcttcactataggaagttaatggtttcgaaaactacagattcatatgtatgcacagtattattattgtctgatataacgagatcggcttataacgaggtaattagtctgtcatttcagttctcgttatagagggagtctactggaatctactaatatatatatatatatatatatatatatatatatatatatatatatatatatatatatatatatatatatatatatatatatatatatatatatatatataatatataaatatatatatatatatataatatatatatatatatatatatatatatatatatatatatatatactataataCATACCATACGCATACTTAAACATCATCTTCTTCTTGGTGTGCCTATATATACTCTACAGTTTTAGTTCACTTGATcagtttgttaaacgtcatttcatggtattttatataaaatattgtaatgaTTTTACCATCTTTATTTGCagtcttttaatttattattaaaatattataacacTTTACTTTATCTAATATTTATTTACACTTATTTATAGACAGTTTaacactaatttattttacagtaAGGATACAATATTAATTCATTATACAACAAAGTTTATATTTGACTTATAATAACGAATTTACAATACCGACTGAACTGAGCCtaaattatttctgaatttatACATTTTCGAGAATCTTCCACGACCTTCTACGATCAGGTAggtaacaattatttatttactttgttttgtacttttaCATTTGTTTAACGGTTGTTAATTTACCTATTAACTGCTGTAACTTTGGAGAACAACCCTTTCGATTCTTTGGATtgtagagccagactttgtcgttttTCTTAAAACATCCCTTTTCGGCTTgggtatcgtaccgtttcttcattcggtcgccagggatctgaagatgggaacggaccaaTTCGGGTatatcgtccattcttcttcgcaATTCGTTCACGTAATCCTTACCAGCTACATCTTCTCCAGATCGACGACATCCAAACTCTAGATCAgaaggtagtcgcatctcgcgtcctAATAGCACTTTTGCTGATGTTTGGCCCGTTGATTCATTAACAGCTTATATGTAGGCCATTGCGAAGAACataaggtattggtcccagtctcgctgatgattgAACACCatttttgtcaaatacttgccaactgtcttGTTCCTCCGCTCTACCATTCCATCCGATTTTGGGTGATaggctgtagttcttgttttcttcatgcctttCCTACCCTGGTCACTATGGATTTTCAGAgacactccaaatcggctgatatactCTTTTATTAACGCATCTGCAACAGTGGTGGGTTTTTGGTCTGGAATTACGTAGATCTCGACCCACTTCGTGAAGTTATCCATTAcgaccaacatgtacttgcctccattttcactttctggaaatggtccCGCAATATCTAAAGTTAGTCTTTAAACAGTCTTTCAACATTGTATTGTCTCAAAGGAGCCTTTCTTTTTCGATAAGGTCTGTTACTCGTAGCACAggtagtacatttcttacaccagtcctttACATCGTAggatccaataaaaccgttcccaaATTCTCTAAAGGGTTTTCTTTGAACCAAAATGCCCTGATGAACTGTCGTGTAACTAACGAAGTAGTTCGGCTATTCTGTTCTATGGAATCACCAACTATCTTCTCCATCTCTGAACCATCATCGTTTTCCAGTACTCATTTAAGCAAGCTGTCTTCTATGATAAAGGAGTCCCACTGGGCGCAATATGTTTTAACTACCGAGTATAGGATTGATATCTTGCCAAGGGGATCGACGATTTTCTTGTTTCCATTTTAGGATTTTCTGTAAAACTGGATCTTTCTCCTGTTCTTGTTCTCTGTGACTGACTCCAGTCCGATGCTCTTGAAGTCCAATCTTGAAATCCTATTCCTGGAGTCGTtcaatccatctggctatctgaccctctggattatTAAACTGCATTAACCACTTAAGCGCGGCATGGTCGATTCGAATTAacaacttccttccatagaggtactGATAAAAGTgttctactgatttcactactgctagaagttctctgtTTCAAAGGCAGTTTGACAGTCTCCATCCCAGcagtaatctcttgcttcctctgtaagtcgcgttaatggtttAGCGATATCtgaaaacttcttaataaaccttcgatAGTAAGTACATAgcccaagaaaacttctcacttgatctTTGTCAGTCggttctggccattccttaatggaatcgattgtTCCCTTATCTGCGGCCACTCCATCTTTACTGAATagatgacccagataattgactttacttTGAAATAGATGGCACTTCTTgaggtttaacatcaattgggcagctttaagtcgattaaaaaggttttctaaattcttcataTGGTCTTCAAAAGTCTCGCCCAAAACAATTATGTTTCCAAGATAATCCTCTCAATACGTTTTCCATAAGCCTTTCAAATATCGCAgaagcattacagagtccaaatggcataacgttgaattgccataatccagatcctgtggtgaaggctgtcttctctttatctactgtgTCCATTTTTACCAGATTGTCAGAAAACAAAGTGTCAAATCCAAAGTaaaaaacaatttacttcaaGCCAAAACATCCAACGTGTCGTAGATCCGAGGCAGAAGATAACTCTCTATTTTGGTAACATTGTTCAACAAAGCGTAGTCCACACAGAACCCTGTCGTTCTTTCAGTTTCCTTTGTCTTCGCCTGTGGTAACCGTTGAACTGTTTcgcgaattggcttagcattaccagtatcaattttatgtttaaaaacGGTAGTCCTTTCCATCTTttctcctttcggtacgaaaatgtCACGATACCGCCGAAGAAACtcccttaattttcttttctccACCTGATTTAGAGACTGGCCAGCacctgcaaccatttggtcgaattttgTCGTTGGAGTTTTAGGATGTTGTCGTCTGACGGATTATAGATGACAGATACACAGGTTCCTACTTTTGTCTtcttcttgatggtcactgggtaatCATTGACATTGATAAATCTTACAGGAATCTCTTTACcagaagtcaccaattcctttccaattctGATTCCTtggccaacctcgtcgtcatggttccaagactccatcataacaggtgttccatcttctacaattccctgtagctgcgctactatgatcgttgcACTTCTCGCAGATAtaactgtatcttctttaacggctgcttACACAGTGCTGTCAGCATGTGGATGAAGTAAAacctcctcgttaccaactttgattaccttattcttaaaatccaattgaaatCCATGCAAATTCATTatgtccattcctaatataacatccttttcgatgtcagcaactaggacagtatggacgaacttttctggtCAAATGAAGGACGAGTATTACTGATCTTGTGAAACACATAGCGGAACTGATATAGAACTgtgcaggccatgtagcgagaatgcacgactTACGAtatacgagcaaaattacaaattggaggccaagagcagacaaatgtagtagaggaagaccacctacacgttgggctgacgacatcaggcgtgtCACCAAAAAGTGGCAATAAAGAGCACAAAACTGTAAAAAATGAAGGAGTTTAAGGGATGcctatgtccagtagtggacgtgataaatattAGGCtgtatgatgatgataataaataGTTCGAGTGATTGGAGTACTATACAAATAATATCAAAAGAAGTAGGAGAAATACGTAAatcgtaaaaaaaatatttaacgttttctctttttttatagaTAGGGTAGTGTATATTATCTTCCTAACAGTTAGAACGGTGGTACGACAGTACAAGAGATAAGAGAAATACGTGTCTCATGGAACAAAAATAT
Coding sequences:
- the LOC140444283 gene encoding uncharacterized protein, with product MVAGAGQSLNQVEKRKLREFLRRYRDIFVPKGEKMERTTVFKHKIDTGNAKPIRETVQRLPQAKTKETERTTGFCVDYALLNNVTKIESYLLPRIYDTLDVLA